The DNA region ttatttatttctgtatcttTGTGTCTGTATGCTAATGACGCAGCTGATCACTGAGCAGATGTAAAAAAACGAAAAATGCAAAGTCAATGTAAtggtaaagaaagagaaaaaaagtcctggatccacaccaacatttaatgggttcttcaaTGACACATACCATATGCTTCTGCCAGGTTTGGTTGAAATatttccagtagtttttgcacaatattcttacaaacaaacaaaccaacagacaggggtgaaattATAACATCCATGGCAGGGGTAACATTCATTACATtaaatttagctgacgcttttatccaaagcgacttacaatttgTGCATCAACATCTACGAGAGGCGATttcaggggttcagtatcttgaccaaggacactttggcatgcagatggggaagcttgaggattgaactgccgaccttctggttggaggacgaccaccctacccctcagccacattAAAGTGAAACAGAGCATCAAATGAAAATGGTAAACATGATATAGGACTTTATTGTTGGGTTAAAGTGAGACAAAATAAATGCTCTAAAATGTGCACCTAAACGATTACTCAGAGCCCCATGGCGTCTTTCTGCACATGGCAACCCAACAGTGTGTTTCCAGCTTCCACGCCCTCTGATGGTACTGgaaaacaatacaaagaaaaacacaatactAATCATCAGAAGCTGATGTTATCCGGTATATAttgttaaaaacaacatatcagCTCTTAATATTATGACTGTTACCATTCTGAGCACGGAGCCACGACACAGCCTTCGTAGCCAGAAGCTCCCACTCTGGCTTAGCATCCATCTTGAAGCCATGAAGCCAGATCAGAGCAAGAATGGTGGCCCACACTTCCTGGTTCACCTATTTCAGCAAATCCAAAAGAAAATCATACAGAAAAGCTAcaacagaagagagaaaaaccaaAAGATCAAACATACATGAGAGTTTCAAATGGGAAAATAAGGCCATCAGGGACCATCAGGCTGTTTCTGAACAACTTAATGCAACATCATGATAAGAGGTTTAGATGTATAGAGttaaatgtctctttgcagACGGGTGGTCACGATATAATATCACtgcattattttaaaacaacccattattaatttgtgttattatttttgacAGTAACTCACAGCTGAAGGCTTTGTGTGCTCCACCTCCTCGCTGGTctttcccacagcagcagccagagccGGATCAAGCAGCCAGCAGCCAGACGCCTTCTGCAGGGAGACCAGCTGCATTAAAGGGTCTCTGGGTGGCTGCTTTGATTGAGCCTGAATTGAGAATTAAGAAAGGAGTATACGAATATCTATCCATTCATCCCATAGctacataatttaataattgaggttttcatatgtttttttttcaatcaagatccatgaattactctctGGGAAATTTGAGAAAGTGTTGAAAAATGCCTCTTATtgttaatgaaagtgaaaaagtatttttggaTCCACTCCCTGATCTGTATCAGCACCAAAATGTAACATGTTCTTCCTTAGGTCATTCCTCAGCCctcatgcactgaactctgcagatcctccgtactttctccagaggaggtgtaaaaattgttgataaaaaataattacacaaaaaaatgaatatataatacTGTTTGGGATAAAAAGGcaatttctgtatttctgaaGAAGTGAATTGATTTactttaaagggcccatattacgaaaattccacttttgtagtgcttctgcATGttattttgggtatctggcatgtctaccgtcccaaaaactctggaaaaaaacaactcccgcgattttttgtggttcctctatgtcagaaactataCTCTGGAGTGCATCCAATGGGATTACGGCTGCAAAATACGTAATTTGCCACCATAGGGAGTCTCACTACATTGCCTTGGATaaccccccaccatcatctcaccggctTCAGGGAGAAACAGCCCGGCTCAACGCTGGAGCCCGGGCTGACACTGCGGCAAGTGTTTAGTGTCCCGGGGGCCTCCGCCCTGACGATCGGTATGTTatatgcggggggggggggcaaaatatgttacagacatttcattaagtccccaaggaaccatatcaactgtggtaaaatgggcataatatgtgccctttaactttaaatcttttttgtatttatttgtcaatATGATCATTATTAGGGCAAGGTTAACTCAGTGTACAGCGGATTGGTTAAAGCAGTGTGATCATCAGATCTACAACATCTGTCTTGAAATTGCCAGTATAGGCTGGATCAAacagagaaatacagaaatagttttttcatttatatgattgaaattgtttttatttgtgtgtgtgtgtgtgtgtgtgtgtgtgtgtgtgtgttacttgtCCAGGTCGAAACTGTAGATGTTGAAGAAGCAACCCATTGGTAAGCTCTTCAACCGGAGCAGTAGAGTATCCTGAGAGAAGCAGACACAAGAAGTTGAAGGTAACTGTGTGTGAGACACTATGAAAAGTTTAATGACAGAGTTTACACTCGCTGAATACCCTGGCACTGGCAATTCGAGTTTCTTGCTGCTTGCCATTACTCGTTGGACAACCCATACTCCCAGATCGATCCAGTAGGAGGATAAACTCTCCACGTGAGGTGAGTGAAGACATCACAGACTGAGGGAACTCAGGGTACAGGCTCAGCATCAGTACTGGATCGCCCATCAGACTCCCTGAAACATCATTTATTCCAACACGTGTAACTCAGTTGGACTAAGAAGATGATTGCCTTTAATATTGTGCAAAGTAACAAACTGACTCGTTTTGGCTCACCCTGTTTGGCAGATGGCTGTCCTGCCTCCACCACAGCAGTGGGCTTGTGAGcatctctttaaaaaaatcagCAGCTCAACATCTCTGTCAAACTTGTGTCCTGCAGCCAACTTGACCTGCAGTTCACAAAGCACACTCAGTTATATGTGTAGCTCTCAGTGCTGAGGAACAACCACACACAGTGGAGAAGTGAGCAGTCTACCTACTGTGGCCTGGGTCTGCTCTGTGTTGACGTAATGGAGAGGCTCCAGAGAGCAGCTGGACTCGACTTTGGAGATTGGACGAGGAGACGACACTCGGACAGAAAACGACAGACTGTAGGGAGCCAGAGAGGCTGGAACAGAGGTCACCTGCACACCAGCACCTTCAGAACCTTAAGTTAGAAATTATCTCAGTAAAAAAGCACTGAGCAAACTAAAACAAGATGCTTGTGGCTATTCGAGGATGGACATTTATAgccataaaatgtatttttcactcattatctactcaccactatgcagatggagaggtgggtgaagggtttgagtccaTTAAACCAAATCCCAAGTtatgtaaaaacacagagcCACACATTACACTATATCAGGCCTCTTTTATAGTTCTACTGGGGTTGCTGTGGCTGAGGCGGGAAGAGAAGGTTGGTGCTTCGATTCCTGGCTCCTCAATTGTGCATTCCACTGTGTCCTTATGCAATATACTGAAGCCCAAATTGTGGAGAGGCGGTAGACTTGTGGCAGtaaaacttggactatgggctgAAAATTGGAAagacatcagactggaaggtctctggttcgacccacggaataacaacaaaaaacataccTAGACggaataacaacaaaatacGAACCTGGATGGGCAACACttggatctgtccaaaaattcaAGAGGATTCTCcataccctgtctagtgcccctgagcaagtcACCTTAcaccccaacatctgctccccgggcgctgtacatggctgcccactgctctgtgtgtcctgcaccagatgggttaaaagcagaggaaaaatttccctcaattgcatgagtgtgtctgtgcatgtttttgggataaataaatgtatcttgtatcaAATTGCATGAAAGGTTTGCCTAAAGAGTTGCTGAGTGCATGAATATGTGAATGCAACTTATTCTATACAGCGTGTTGGAAAGACTGGAATAGAGCTCTATAAATACAGGCTATTTGCCTTAAGGCAGACAATCATgtcacatggaaaatatgacTGTTGCAGTAAATCCCAAGTGTAGTGTCTTGATGTTTAAAGGGTTCAAAGTGCTGGCTGGGTTTCCTAGCCTGAGGTTTGTAGCGAGGGTTGACCATCGGCAACCTTTAccatcgaaagagccattttgccccctcttcccccaaattgaATTTGTCTGGAGCCCCGAAATATATTTGATagcaaagctaataaagttgtATATAAAGTTGTACTATACTAagctatagtttgttgcatttatgaaattatagaaaGAGAATaatgaaaactgttgacattgtattgctatttttttctcttacaacaaaggaaaacaccaaactcttatgaagaggggaagaaaataTAAGGCAAGTTTAGggctactttgaaataaattaaacacagatctGTCACAGTTCCTCTATGCCTCCAGTGCCCCTCCCCTCTCGTTTCTCCTTTTCCACAGGTGCTGTACATCCCGGTGATGACCCGGCTCTCCAGGCGCACCTGCACCAATCAACTCCGGGCTTTATCTGCCCTGGCTGTGCTGCGAGTCATCGCCAGTTCGTCCTCGTTACTACAGTGGTAGTTATTCGTTCTCGGCTCAGTTAACTTCCTCTGTATTAGAACCCTGTATTCTAACCCCCGTGTCTTTCCCTCTGTGCGTCAGGAATTAACCCTTGGACCCTCGTGTCTTCCTTAACCCTGAAGATCTCACGGAGCTCTCAGCCGTCCTGACTACCACCACCCTGAAGATCTCACGGAGCTCTCAGCGGTCTCGTCTACCACCACCCTGAAGATCTCACGGAGCTCTCAGCGGTCTTGTCTACCACCACGCTGAAGACCTCACGGAGCCAGCAGCGGACCCGTAATTCTGTTCTCTCCTACGATTAATAAACATCCTTGAACTCACCACCACcgtgctctgtgttttgactctGTTCCAGGGTCCCTCTCGAGACCTCAGGTGCCACAAGATctatgtagggctatttgagtcctccccatatttgtgggaaatgtatgaaataagaagtaccctaatttgaaataaataaaaacatatagctgcggCTCAATAGCAATGATATGTTTAGTTTGCACACACTTTGTATTCACTGTGGCTTCCCCTAAAGACGCCCACTTGTTTGATGCAGTGAAGGCACTTGCTCTTGACAAACAGAGCAGGGTGGGTTTTAAAGTCAAATATTATTTCCCTAAAATAAAAGCTACACTATGTTCAGTATTGTACACATCCAGTTGAAATGATTTAGTTTCTGTGAAGGTGATCAGTATACAGAAAAAAACTGGAAGGCCTACATCCAAGCACACAAGTCTGATGAGTTCAGATGTACATAGGaagatgttttcatgttttagaAACAGCTCAGGTTACTTCAAAGTGGAGGAACATGGTTTAATGTAGCTTGCATCTACTGTGCATTTACTTGCGATATGAAATTGTGCCACCAAGAGGACTGGAAATCAGTCAGGTGgtatttttaacacatttcttttCTGACCGGATATTCCCACCGGTGACATTTCTCTTAACTGAGGCTCCCAACCACACaccggaggtcagagggagaagcaggaggaggattaCACAACCTTTGTCACCCGATCATTTCTTTCTCtactttttcctctcctctgtgtcagGAGGATTGACCATATTCACCTCCAACTCTGACATCCAGCGGGTTTCCACAATAGTGGAGGATAACACAGCTGCTGACAAGGTACAGCAAGAAGATCTTTGAATGAGGGTCAACATTAGATGTACTAAATCAAACAAGTTATGCAGTCATGTCAACCATGATGAAACTGTATATGGAATGTTGCATGAttcataaataatcaaaatcaaGTTTCAGGCCATAAGATTCAACTTTAATAATACAGTATGAgtttctgattaaaaaaaaaggttaacatTAAAGGTGCAACAGATGAAcaattctttgttttgttatatGGTCAATTCTGAACAGATGAAGCATAGTGTGAATAAAATTAGGCACACACTATAACTGAAGTGGATTGTGCATATAATTATGTGCAATGTAAAGGTTATAAATAAACCTTTATACCAGTCATCATTATATGGAGACATAAATTGATACATGAAGTGCACCTTtgcctgctgctgtaatatGTCAATGCGTCCGCCATATTGGACCAGGCAAGACTGCCCTGTTATCACATACCAGCCCGCAGTCTgtctgggaaaaaaacaaaataaggtTTAAATTCCAGCTGATTTCAATGAGCTGCTTTTTGTATTGATGAGTCTTGTGATCTTCGTGGAAAACAGACAACAAATTCTcgattaaaatgtaaattgtacGGATAGCATCACTGCTAGATAGAGAGGAGTGTGTCCATGTTGAATTTAATATAATGTTAATTATCGACGTTTTCAAAATTAAAGCTCTGTTGTTTCACTCGATATAAAGCATCGCTGCAAATTAATCAAACCTTGACTTTGtagaaaaataactgaaaaggaagtgattctatgaatatgaatgttgttgcccAAGTGGAGATCAGCACCAACATCACCTGGAGCATCTGTGTCAGTCCAATATTGTGAAAAAGTAAATTATCAAATGATCAAAATTATCTGTTTGGAGGGATATTGACAGTGTTGCTGTCTATAATTCGAAGACATAGATGAGGAAAATTTCAACTCGGTCCACAGACTGAATGGACAAGACATATGGCAAGTGTGAAGCCAAGTGTGAAACAAATGGTTGACATCAGttgaaatttaaatgtaaaagtattttttatacAGACAAATGGAGCTCCCCCTAACGTGCATGTGTTTACAGGCCACTCTTTCCCAGTCCAAAATGGTGGTGATGCTGGTATGAGTCAGTTGGCCAATGCGGCCTCTACGTATACAGTATATGTCTATGGTCATTGCTTTTAAtccagaagaagaaatggaaCAAGGAAGGCAGTTTAATGATATCCTCAGAGCCCCAGGACGTCTGTCTGCACACTGAAACCCAATAGTGTGTTTGCAGCTACCACACACTCTGCCATACTTGGTGCTGggaataaacacaacaaaaaacacatcacgTAAGTCAGTCACATATGGTACACAATGGCTGACAGGCTATAAACCCTCACACATGGTTTAACcttgatttattatttgatctaactattatttattgattgttACCGTTCTGAGCACGGAGCCAGGACACAGCCTTCATAGCCAGAATCTCCCACTCTTCCTGAGCATCCATCTTAAATCCATGAAGCCAGATCAGAGCCAGAATGGTGGCCCACACTTCCTGGTTCACCTaattaacacaaaattaaaaagagattttCAGGGGAAATTGGATTAAATGTTATTAATACAACAGTATGTAAGcgttttaaattcactagaGAAAACTTCAAAATCCTACGAAAAAGGCTTCATAAGTCTCTATTTTACTTAAAAACACTAGAATCTAATATCTAAGCCCTGGcccaaaataaaacagtatcAAACTAAACTGGTGGGATATTTCTGCTCCATTACACTCTATGCTAAATAAATcagtagaaaaaacacaaataaagaattttttcacatgaaacatgaaattatcttgtttttcagaaaacagggcagcttttttttcttttgcagtaATGCAGTAAGCTTCTGTACAAcagtaaaaatattatttactaAATTAAAAGGTCAATGCCTTTCACAAGCAGGAGGTT from Platichthys flesus chromosome 4, fPlaFle2.1, whole genome shotgun sequence includes:
- the LOC133951608 gene encoding von Willebrand factor A domain-containing protein 5A-like, producing MQLVSLQKASGCWLLDPALAAAVGKTSEEVEHTKPSAVNQEVWATILALIWLHGFKMDAKPEWELLATKAVSWLRAQNVPSEGVEAGNTLLGCHVQKDAMGL